A genomic window from bacterium includes:
- a CDS encoding PAS domain S-box protein, translating into MERREEPAAGEGGSGGDTRWDDPERLKTILDAVGACIFVKDAGRRYVYANRAARELFGARAQGITGAFDDEIFPPPAAAAIRDGDLAVLGRGETVSGEETLAVGAGEQPRTWWTVKFPLREPDGQISGLCGVSTEITQLRRVERSLQLSEERFRKVFETSPESIGINRLGDGLYVAVNPGFTRTTGFAEAEVLGTTPLDLGLWVDPGDRERLLAALRASGEVRDLEARFRMKDRSVREGLMSASLITIDGVPHVVSVTRDVTDRKLAEAHLRESELRYRELAESLPLTVFEFDRQGRFTYVNRAGLEIFGYTREDIERGLNVLEGIVAEDRERAGAAVARRLAGNPDSLQEYGALRKDGTSFPMTIDSAVVYRDGQPAGLRGVLSDLTLRKQVQEHALTAAKLASVGTLAGGIAHDFNNLLQGVSGSISLALHALDRPEEARALLEQAETALHRSVSLTNQLLAFAKGGQPVKKVVAPGPLVEAAARFALSGSSIACEFFVGPEVRAVEVDEGQIAQAVHNLVLNALQAMPEGGRITIAVRNAPAAELLAAGIPGAADFVEISVRDEGRGIPPEHLGRIFDPYFSTKEAGSGLGLASTHAIVVGHGGEIRVSSKVGRGSVFSVYLPASASVPEARVPEPRAAAGAGRRVLLMDDDPLLQRVAASMLRRLGHEVEIAPDGGEAVALFQQARAAGAPFDLVILDLTVRGGMGGKEALRRLQEIEPSVRAIVSSGYSEDAAIASYQEHGFRAALRKPYRVADLEGALERALG; encoded by the coding sequence GGGACACCCGCTGGGATGACCCGGAAAGGCTCAAGACGATCCTGGACGCCGTCGGCGCCTGCATCTTCGTCAAGGACGCCGGGCGCCGGTATGTCTACGCCAATCGCGCCGCGCGCGAGCTGTTCGGCGCGCGGGCGCAGGGCATCACCGGCGCGTTCGACGACGAGATCTTCCCGCCGCCGGCGGCCGCCGCAATCCGGGACGGCGACCTCGCCGTCCTCGGACGCGGGGAGACGGTGTCCGGGGAGGAGACGCTCGCGGTGGGCGCCGGCGAACAGCCGCGTACGTGGTGGACGGTCAAATTCCCCCTGCGCGAGCCCGACGGGCAGATCAGCGGCCTGTGCGGTGTCTCGACGGAGATCACGCAGCTGCGCCGCGTCGAGCGGTCGCTGCAGCTCAGCGAGGAGCGATTCCGCAAGGTCTTCGAGACCAGCCCGGAGTCGATCGGCATCAACCGCCTTGGCGACGGGCTGTACGTCGCGGTGAACCCCGGCTTCACCCGGACCACCGGCTTCGCGGAGGCCGAGGTGCTCGGCACAACCCCGCTCGACCTGGGACTCTGGGTGGACCCCGGCGACCGCGAGCGCCTGCTGGCGGCGCTGCGGGCCAGCGGCGAGGTGCGGGACCTCGAGGCGCGCTTCCGCATGAAGGATCGCAGCGTGCGCGAGGGCCTGATGTCGGCCTCGCTCATCACGATCGACGGCGTCCCGCACGTGGTGAGCGTGACCCGCGACGTCACCGACCGCAAGCTCGCCGAGGCGCACCTGCGCGAGAGCGAGCTGCGCTACCGCGAGCTGGCGGAGTCCCTGCCGCTGACCGTCTTCGAATTCGACCGGCAGGGACGCTTCACGTACGTCAACCGCGCGGGCCTCGAAATCTTCGGCTACACCCGCGAGGACATCGAGCGCGGGCTGAACGTGCTCGAGGGGATCGTCGCCGAGGATCGGGAGCGCGCCGGCGCGGCCGTGGCCCGCCGGCTGGCCGGGAACCCGGACAGCCTCCAGGAGTACGGGGCGCTGCGCAAGGACGGGACCAGCTTCCCGATGACGATCGACTCCGCCGTCGTCTACCGGGACGGGCAGCCGGCGGGACTGCGCGGCGTGCTCAGCGACCTGACCTTGCGCAAGCAGGTGCAGGAGCACGCCCTGACGGCGGCCAAGCTGGCGTCGGTCGGGACGCTCGCCGGCGGGATTGCGCATGACTTCAACAATCTCCTGCAGGGCGTGAGCGGGTCGATCTCGCTCGCCCTCCACGCGCTGGATCGCCCCGAGGAGGCGCGGGCGCTGCTCGAACAGGCCGAGACCGCGCTGCACCGCTCCGTGAGCCTGACGAATCAGCTCCTGGCCTTCGCCAAGGGCGGCCAGCCGGTGAAGAAGGTGGTGGCGCCGGGGCCCCTGGTCGAGGCCGCGGCGAGGTTCGCGCTGAGCGGCTCGAGCATCGCCTGCGAGTTCTTCGTCGGGCCCGAGGTGCGCGCCGTGGAGGTTGACGAGGGGCAGATCGCACAGGCCGTTCACAACCTGGTCCTCAACGCCCTCCAGGCCATGCCCGAGGGAGGGCGCATCACGATCGCCGTGCGCAACGCGCCCGCGGCGGAGCTCCTCGCCGCCGGCATCCCGGGCGCGGCCGACTTCGTGGAGATTTCGGTCCGCGACGAGGGCCGCGGGATACCGCCGGAGCACCTCGGGAGGATCTTCGACCCCTACTTCAGCACGAAGGAGGCCGGCAGCGGCCTCGGTCTGGCGTCCACCCACGCGATCGTGGTGGGCCACGGCGGCGAGATCCGCGTTTCGTCGAAGGTCGGACGAGGCTCGGTCTTCTCCGTCTACCTGCCTGCCTCGGCGAGTGTGCCCGAGGCGCGCGTGCCCGAGCCGCGCGCCGCCGCGGGCGCCGGCAGGCGGGTCCTGCTCATGGACGACGATCCGCTGCTCCAGCGGGTCGCCGCCTCGATGCTCCGGCGCCTGGGACACGAGGTCGAGATCGCCCCGGACGGCGGCGAGGCCGTCGCGCTCTTCCAGCAGGCGCGCGCCGCTGGAGCGCCGTTCGATCTGGTGATCCTGGACCTGACGGTCCGCGGCGGCATGGGCGGGAAGGAGGCGTTGCGCCGGCTGCAGGAGATCGAGCCCTCCGTGCGGGCGATCGTGTCCAGCGGCTACTCGGAGGACGCGGCGATCGCCTCGTATCAGGAGCACGGGTTCCGGGCAGCGCTGCGCAAGCCATACCGGGTCGCGGACCTCGAGGGTGCGCTCGAGCGGGCGCTCGGCTGA
- a CDS encoding TA system VapC family ribonuclease toxin encodes MVAVDTNVLVFAEIAGSPKHARAREVLTSLAEGVTPWALPWPCVYEFLRVVTHPRVFSPPVPLARALEDVGHILASPSLVLLRETERHPEIMRQVIAESGAAGNLLHDAHIAALCREHGVGEIITGDRDFSRFSGLSVTDPF; translated from the coding sequence GTGGTCGCGGTCGACACCAACGTCCTGGTCTTCGCGGAGATAGCGGGCAGCCCGAAGCATGCCCGGGCGCGTGAAGTCCTGACCTCGCTGGCGGAGGGTGTGACACCCTGGGCCCTCCCCTGGCCCTGCGTCTACGAGTTCCTGCGCGTCGTCACCCACCCGCGGGTGTTCTCGCCGCCGGTGCCGCTCGCGCGCGCCCTCGAAGATGTCGGGCACATCCTGGCATCGCCCTCGCTCGTGCTGCTGCGGGAGACAGAACGCCACCCCGAGATCATGCGGCAGGTGATCGCAGAGTCCGGCGCCGCGGGCAACCTGCTCCACGACGCGCACATCGCCGCGCTCTGCCGGGAGCACGGCGTCGGTGAGATCATCACCGGGGACCGTGACTTCAGCCGTTTCAGCGGGCTGAGCGTCACCGACCCCTTCTAG
- a CDS encoding ABC transporter ATP-binding protein, which translates to MAEDAAAARALLDIRNLTHRFGGLIAVNEFSLAVAPGELVGVIGPNGAGKTTVFNLISGVYRASSGSIRFDGQELVGRATHEISRLGIARTFQNIRLFRDATVLDNVRTALDATARYGTAGALLHGGGMRREEERIIAEARELLALLKLERLAGETAASLPYGLQRRLEIARALALRPRLLLLDEPAAGMNPSEIGGLMELIAWVRERFSLTILLIEHQMRLVMGICERLTVLDFGATIAAGTPAQVRAHPRVLEAYLGEEGASGASGVGTGGGPP; encoded by the coding sequence ATGGCCGAAGACGCTGCTGCGGCCCGGGCGCTGCTCGACATCCGCAACCTCACGCACCGCTTCGGCGGGCTGATCGCCGTCAACGAGTTCTCGCTCGCGGTCGCGCCCGGCGAGCTGGTCGGCGTGATCGGGCCGAACGGCGCGGGCAAGACCACGGTCTTCAACCTGATCTCCGGCGTCTACCGCGCCAGCTCGGGAAGCATCCGCTTCGACGGGCAGGAGCTGGTCGGCCGGGCGACCCACGAGATCTCGCGCCTCGGCATCGCGCGCACCTTCCAGAACATCCGGCTCTTCCGCGACGCGACGGTGCTCGACAACGTGCGGACCGCGCTCGACGCCACGGCGCGCTACGGCACCGCGGGGGCGCTGCTGCACGGCGGCGGGATGCGCCGGGAGGAGGAGCGCATCATCGCCGAGGCGCGCGAGCTGCTGGCGCTGCTCAAGCTCGAGCGCCTCGCCGGGGAGACCGCGGCGAGCCTGCCGTACGGTCTTCAGCGGCGGCTGGAGATCGCGCGGGCGCTGGCGCTGCGGCCGCGGCTGCTGCTGCTCGATGAGCCTGCGGCGGGGATGAACCCGAGCGAGATCGGCGGGCTGATGGAGCTGATCGCCTGGGTGCGCGAGCGCTTCTCGCTGACGATCCTGCTCATCGAGCACCAGATGCGGCTCGTGATGGGCATCTGCGAGCGCCTGACGGTGCTGGATTTCGGCGCCACGATCGCCGCCGGGACGCCCGCCCAGGTGCGCGCCCACCCGCGGGTGCTCGAGGCGTACCTCGGTGAGGAGGGCGCTTCCGGCGCGAGCGGCGTTGGCACCGGGGGAGGGCCGCCGTGA
- a CDS encoding DUF2191 domain-containing protein encodes MKRTTLALDDDLLQKLRLRAAREGRSMQAVANDLIRHSIEIGNRPRDPYRLDLKGWEAQTRPGVDLLDRDALFDLMDGR; translated from the coding sequence ATGAAGCGCACAACCCTGGCTCTGGACGATGATCTATTGCAGAAGCTGCGCCTGCGCGCCGCCCGGGAGGGGCGCTCGATGCAGGCGGTCGCCAACGACCTGATCCGCCATTCCATTGAGATCGGGAACCGTCCCCGCGATCCGTACCGTCTCGATCTCAAGGGGTGGGAGGCGCAGACGCGTCCTGGCGTCGATCTCCTGGACCGGGACGCCCTCTTTGACCTCATGGACGGGCGCTGA